From Amycolatopsis sp. cg9, one genomic window encodes:
- a CDS encoding metallophosphoesterase: protein MSKSTYVVGDVHGHRDELAEALRAEGLVDDEDNWSGGEDQLWFLGDFVDRGPDGVGAIDLVMRLEAQAAEAGGQVQTLLGNHEILALGMYHFGDEPVPSDFGPRSFARSWEINGGLLSDQDRLTPEHIEWLAARPLAALAADHLLLHSDTLEYLDWGSTIEEINESAGEILTGSDLEAWWDVWRRMTTRYAFRGPDGEENAQKLMDALGGSRIVHGHSVIADQLGIHPTQIEGPFLYAGGKALGVDGGLFVGGPCLVVRLPYEPES from the coding sequence ATGAGCAAGTCCACCTACGTTGTGGGCGACGTGCACGGCCACCGTGACGAACTGGCCGAGGCACTGCGCGCCGAAGGCCTGGTCGACGACGAGGACAACTGGTCAGGGGGCGAGGACCAGCTGTGGTTCCTCGGTGACTTCGTCGACCGCGGGCCCGACGGCGTCGGCGCGATCGACCTGGTCATGCGGCTGGAGGCGCAGGCGGCCGAGGCCGGCGGCCAGGTGCAGACGCTGCTGGGCAACCACGAGATCCTCGCGCTGGGGATGTACCACTTCGGCGACGAGCCGGTGCCGTCCGACTTCGGGCCGCGCAGCTTCGCCCGCAGCTGGGAGATCAACGGCGGCCTGCTGTCGGACCAGGACCGGCTGACCCCGGAGCACATCGAGTGGCTGGCCGCGCGGCCGCTGGCCGCGCTCGCCGCCGACCACCTGCTGCTGCACTCGGACACGCTGGAGTACCTCGACTGGGGCTCGACGATCGAGGAGATCAACGAGTCCGCGGGCGAGATCCTCACGGGCTCGGACCTCGAGGCCTGGTGGGACGTCTGGCGCCGGATGACGACGCGCTACGCCTTCCGCGGCCCGGACGGCGAGGAGAACGCCCAGAAGCTGATGGACGCGCTCGGCGGGTCCCGGATCGTGCACGGGCACAGCGTCATCGCCGACCAGCTGGGGATCCACCCGACGCAGATCGAGGGCCCGTTCCTCTACGCCGGCGGCAAGGCGCTGGGCGTGGACGGCGGCCTGTTCGTCGGCGGGCCCTGCCTGGTGGTGCGGCTGCCGTACGAACCGGAGTCGTGA
- a CDS encoding HAD-IIA family hydrolase, producing MSERRWTYLSDMDGVLVKEEHLVPGADEFLAELKANGIDFLVLTNNSIYTPRDLRARLERTGLDIPEESIWTSALATAKFLSSQRPNGSAYVIGEAGLTTALHEVGYVLTERDPDYVVLGETRTYSFSAITRAIRLIEGGAKFIATNPDATGPSLEGSMPATGSVAALIEKATGRSPYYVGKPNPLMMRSALRRLGAHSESTLMIGDRMDTDVHSGIEAGLQTILVLTGISTQESAERYPYRPTLVLDSIADLIGRTTDPFGEG from the coding sequence ATGAGCGAACGCCGGTGGACGTACCTCTCCGACATGGACGGCGTCCTGGTGAAGGAGGAGCACCTCGTCCCCGGGGCCGACGAGTTCCTCGCCGAGTTGAAGGCGAACGGCATCGACTTCCTGGTGCTGACGAACAACTCGATCTACACCCCGCGCGACCTGCGGGCCCGGCTCGAGCGGACCGGGCTCGACATCCCGGAGGAGTCGATCTGGACCTCCGCGCTGGCGACCGCGAAGTTCCTCTCGTCGCAGCGGCCGAACGGCTCGGCGTACGTCATCGGCGAGGCCGGCCTCACGACGGCGCTGCACGAGGTCGGCTACGTGCTGACCGAGCGCGACCCCGACTACGTCGTGCTGGGCGAGACCCGCACGTACAGCTTCAGCGCCATCACGCGCGCGATCCGGCTGATCGAAGGCGGCGCGAAGTTCATCGCGACGAACCCCGACGCGACCGGCCCCAGCCTCGAGGGCTCGATGCCGGCCACCGGGTCCGTCGCGGCGCTGATCGAGAAGGCCACCGGGCGCTCGCCGTACTACGTCGGCAAGCCGAACCCGCTGATGATGCGCTCGGCGCTGCGCCGGCTCGGCGCGCACTCGGAGTCGACGCTGATGATCGGCGACCGGATGGACACCGACGTGCACTCGGGCATCGAGGCCGGCCTGCAGACCATCCTGGTGCTCACCGGCATATCCACGCAGGAGTCGGCCGAACGCTATCCGTATCGCCCCACCCTCGTGCTCGACTCGATCGCCGACCTGATCGGGCGAACCACCGACCCGTTCGGCGAAGGCTGA
- a CDS encoding multicopper oxidase family protein — MTEIIERPVDATPIAAPNWGLTKFLDPLRVPPVYRPHSWGGQDTITIPMITKRQRLHSQLPPSTLWTYAGHFPGPTIEVRSGKQLRISWSNEIDGEFPLVAVQGPVADGPTGRPGRELDRPGYSIIEGVADLPAWTVVHLHGARTNAGNDGWAHNAGLNGTSQLTEYQNRQPAMPLWYHDHAMAITRFNVHTGLAGMYLVRDDEEDALDLPHGDHEIPLVITDRNLDTDPATGALTGQLLFKVPVVPNGPMIPFTGPFNLVNGVIWPHLDVDARWYRFRLLNAANSRFYTLNLVDENNAPVNDAVRLIGTDGGLLPAPAPLPSGGLTVAPAERFDVLIDFSRFKGRKLKLRNADPRLGTVEPDLVEFRVDGRAKHDPFRLPEKISTSYVRLRHGSTLPEDHDHVWVALLLNKAGHPEMWDLEQVEADPGGEGIIQLQDPNGGLKTFRMIGRIFDDTTGIFIDHDRWAVWNIVHVANGGPAHPVHIHLTEFQALFRRKFTTTFDQATERTKTPIDGFTDVPLEKYEEGWKDTIIVNPGQWVSVAGQFGGGTGQFMYHCHILDHEDEGMMRPFVVHPPEVAKFHVHPGGGHHHDG, encoded by the coding sequence ATGACCGAAATCATCGAGCGCCCGGTCGACGCCACGCCGATCGCCGCGCCGAACTGGGGGCTCACCAAGTTCCTCGACCCGCTGCGCGTTCCGCCGGTGTACCGGCCGCATTCGTGGGGCGGCCAGGACACCATCACCATTCCGATGATCACGAAGCGCCAGCGGCTGCACTCACAATTGCCGCCGAGCACCTTGTGGACGTACGCGGGACATTTCCCGGGTCCGACGATCGAAGTGCGCAGCGGCAAACAACTGCGGATTTCGTGGTCGAACGAAATCGACGGCGAGTTCCCGCTCGTCGCCGTTCAGGGCCCGGTGGCGGACGGGCCGACCGGCCGTCCCGGCCGTGAGCTCGACCGGCCCGGTTACTCGATCATCGAGGGCGTCGCGGACCTGCCGGCCTGGACGGTCGTCCACCTCCACGGCGCCCGCACGAACGCCGGCAACGACGGCTGGGCGCACAACGCCGGGCTCAACGGCACTTCGCAGCTCACCGAGTACCAGAACCGCCAGCCGGCGATGCCGCTCTGGTACCACGACCACGCCATGGCGATCACGCGCTTCAACGTCCACACCGGCCTGGCGGGGATGTACCTGGTCCGCGACGACGAAGAGGACGCGCTCGACCTGCCGCACGGCGACCACGAGATCCCGCTGGTCATCACCGACCGGAACCTCGACACCGACCCGGCGACCGGCGCGCTCACCGGGCAGCTGCTGTTCAAGGTGCCGGTGGTGCCGAACGGCCCGATGATCCCGTTCACCGGGCCGTTCAACCTGGTCAACGGCGTGATCTGGCCGCACCTCGACGTCGACGCGCGGTGGTACCGCTTCCGGCTGCTCAACGCGGCCAACTCGCGGTTCTACACGCTCAACCTGGTCGACGAGAACAACGCGCCGGTCAACGACGCCGTCCGCCTGATCGGCACCGACGGCGGCCTGCTGCCCGCGCCGGCGCCGCTGCCGTCCGGCGGGCTGACCGTCGCCCCGGCCGAGCGGTTCGACGTCCTGATCGACTTCAGCCGGTTCAAGGGGCGCAAGCTCAAGCTGCGCAACGCCGACCCGCGGCTGGGGACGGTCGAGCCGGACCTGGTGGAGTTCCGGGTCGACGGCCGCGCCAAGCACGACCCGTTCCGGCTGCCGGAGAAGATCTCGACGTCGTACGTCCGGCTGCGGCACGGCTCGACGCTGCCGGAGGACCACGACCACGTCTGGGTCGCGCTGCTGCTGAACAAGGCGGGCCACCCGGAGATGTGGGACCTGGAGCAGGTCGAGGCGGACCCGGGCGGCGAGGGGATCATCCAGCTCCAGGACCCGAACGGCGGGCTGAAGACGTTCCGGATGATCGGCCGGATCTTCGACGACACCACCGGCATCTTCATCGACCACGACCGGTGGGCGGTGTGGAACATCGTGCACGTCGCGAACGGCGGGCCGGCGCACCCGGTGCACATCCACCTGACCGAGTTCCAGGCGCTCTTCCGGCGGAAGTTCACCACGACGTTCGACCAGGCCACCGAGCGGACGAAGACGCCGATCGACGGCTTCACCGACGTCCCGCTGGAGAAGTACGAGGAGGGCTGGAAGGACACGATCATCGTGAACCCCGGCCAGTGGGTGAGCGTCGCCGGGCAGTTCGGCGGCGGCACCGGCCAGTTCATGTACCACTGCCACATCCTCGACCACGAGGACGAGGGCATGATGCGGCCGTTCGTCGTGCACCCGCCGGAGGTGGCGAAGTTCCACGTCCACCCGGGCGGCGGCCACCACCACGACGGCTGA
- a CDS encoding sulfate/molybdate ABC transporter ATP-binding protein: protein MSLTARIEAVRGTFSLDVDLDVPTGTVLALLGPNGSGKSTVLGCLSGLITPTAAEITVAGRALAGVAPHRRGIGLLSQDALLFPHLSAADNVAFAPRSTGAGRRAARERAYYWLAEVDAVSLADRRPGQLSGGQAQRVAIARALAAEPDLLLLDEPFAALDVDAAPAIRGLLRRVLKTGPTTVLVTHDPLDALALADHVAVMNGGRVVERGPTREVLSAPRTAFTARIAGLNLVAGTAVPDGLRTAAGEVVSGIPAADVVPGEPAVAVFPPNAVAVYPHDGEHRGSPRNTADAVVSALEPHGPVIRVRAEGDGWAHGLTADLTPAAVAELALEPGSAVTLSVKAATVAIHPAATS from the coding sequence GTGAGCCTGACCGCCCGGATCGAGGCCGTCCGCGGCACGTTCTCGCTGGACGTCGACCTCGACGTGCCCACCGGGACGGTGCTCGCGCTGCTCGGCCCGAACGGCTCGGGCAAGTCGACCGTGCTGGGCTGCTTGTCCGGGTTGATCACGCCGACGGCGGCGGAGATCACCGTGGCCGGGCGCGCCTTGGCGGGCGTCGCGCCGCACCGCCGCGGGATCGGCCTGCTCTCCCAGGACGCGCTGCTCTTCCCGCACCTGTCCGCGGCGGACAACGTCGCCTTCGCACCGCGCTCGACCGGTGCCGGCCGCCGCGCCGCCCGCGAGCGCGCCTACTACTGGCTGGCCGAAGTGGACGCCGTCTCGCTGGCGGACCGGCGGCCCGGGCAGCTGTCCGGCGGCCAGGCCCAGCGCGTCGCGATCGCCAGGGCGCTGGCCGCGGAACCGGACCTGCTGCTGCTCGACGAGCCGTTCGCCGCCCTCGACGTCGACGCGGCGCCGGCGATCCGCGGCCTGCTGCGGCGCGTGCTCAAGACCGGGCCGACGACCGTGCTCGTGACGCACGACCCGCTGGACGCGCTCGCACTCGCCGACCACGTCGCGGTGATGAACGGTGGCCGCGTCGTCGAACGCGGCCCGACCCGCGAAGTGCTTTCGGCGCCGCGGACGGCGTTCACCGCGCGGATCGCCGGTCTCAACCTGGTCGCCGGCACCGCGGTCCCCGACGGGCTGCGGACCGCGGCGGGCGAGGTCGTGAGCGGGATCCCGGCGGCCGACGTGGTGCCGGGCGAGCCCGCGGTGGCGGTGTTCCCGCCGAACGCCGTCGCCGTCTACCCGCACGACGGCGAGCACCGCGGCAGCCCGCGCAACACCGCCGACGCCGTCGTCTCGGCGCTGGAACCGCACGGGCCGGTGATCCGGGTCCGCGCCGAGGGCGACGGCTGGGCGCACGGCCTGACCGCCGACCTGACGCCGGCCGCCGTGGCCGAGCTCGCGCTGGAGCCCGGCTCGGCGGTGACGCTCTCGGTGAAGGCCGCGACCGTGGCGATCCACCCGGCCGCGACCTCCTGA
- a CDS encoding ABC transporter permease, protein MLAIPATLALALVVLPVVGLLVRSDLTRLPSLVATPSSWHALRLSLITAALSTVACVLLGVPLAVVLARARFRGVRLLRSVVLLPLVLPPVVGGLALLYLLGRKGFLGMLITTLTGESVPFTTGAVVIAQTFVAMPFLVVSLEGALRNAGDRYEQVAATLGARPWTVFRRVTLPLLLPALGSGVVLSFARALGEFGATITFAGSLEDVTRTLPLEVYTQAEVDIDSAVALSLLLIVVAVVVIAVARPRSWEGGLR, encoded by the coding sequence GTGCTCGCGATCCCGGCCACCCTGGCACTGGCGCTGGTCGTGCTGCCGGTCGTCGGCCTGCTGGTCCGCTCGGACCTGACGCGGCTGCCGTCGCTGGTCGCCACGCCGTCGTCGTGGCACGCGCTGCGGTTGTCGCTGATCACGGCGGCGCTGTCCACTGTGGCCTGCGTGCTGCTGGGCGTACCGCTGGCCGTCGTGCTGGCGCGCGCCCGGTTCCGCGGGGTCCGGCTGCTGCGCTCGGTGGTGCTGCTGCCGCTGGTGCTGCCCCCGGTCGTCGGCGGCCTCGCGCTGCTCTACCTGCTCGGCCGCAAGGGCTTCCTCGGCATGCTGATCACCACGCTGACCGGGGAGTCGGTGCCGTTCACCACGGGCGCGGTGGTGATCGCGCAGACGTTCGTCGCGATGCCGTTCCTCGTGGTCAGCCTCGAAGGCGCGCTGCGGAACGCCGGTGACCGCTACGAGCAGGTCGCCGCGACGCTCGGCGCGCGCCCGTGGACCGTCTTCCGCCGGGTCACGCTGCCGTTGCTGCTGCCCGCGCTCGGTTCCGGCGTCGTGCTCAGCTTCGCCCGCGCGCTCGGCGAGTTCGGCGCCACGATCACCTTCGCCGGCAGTCTCGAAGACGTCACCCGCACGCTGCCGCTGGAGGTCTACACGCAGGCCGAAGTGGACATCGACAGCGCGGTCGCCCTTTCGTTGCTGCTGATCGTCGTGGCGGTCGTCGTGATCGCGGTCGCGCGCCCGCGCTCGTGGGAAGGCGGCCTGCGGTGA
- the modA gene encoding molybdate ABC transporter substrate-binding protein gives MKKLALAVAAVALFAGACSSSDEPSTQTGGSSVTAPAPKGAGNAGGGTLTVFAAASLTESFTALGKEFEAQHSGVTVKFSFAGSSTLVQQLTNGAKADVFASADQANMDKANQGGVIDGQATVFATNKLAIAVAPGNPKGIKSFADLNKAGLAVVTCAPQVPCGSATKKVEQSTGVTLKPKSEESDVKQVLNKVASGDADAGLVYVTDATSAAGKVEKVDFPEAAQAINAYPIAAVKGGQAELAHQFEEFVLGTEGKNELTKVGFGPAQ, from the coding sequence ATGAAGAAGCTTGCTCTCGCCGTCGCGGCCGTCGCCCTGTTCGCGGGCGCCTGCAGCAGCTCGGACGAGCCCAGCACGCAGACCGGCGGGTCGTCGGTCACCGCGCCCGCGCCCAAGGGGGCCGGGAACGCCGGCGGCGGCACGCTGACCGTGTTCGCGGCCGCGTCGCTCACCGAGTCGTTCACCGCGCTCGGCAAGGAGTTCGAAGCCCAGCACTCCGGCGTGACCGTGAAGTTCAGCTTCGCGGGCTCGTCCACCCTGGTGCAGCAGCTGACCAACGGCGCGAAGGCCGACGTCTTCGCCTCCGCCGACCAGGCCAACATGGACAAGGCGAACCAGGGCGGGGTGATCGACGGCCAGGCGACGGTGTTCGCCACGAACAAGCTCGCCATCGCCGTCGCGCCGGGCAACCCCAAGGGCATCAAGTCCTTCGCTGACCTGAACAAGGCCGGCCTGGCCGTCGTGACCTGCGCGCCGCAGGTGCCGTGCGGCTCGGCGACCAAGAAGGTCGAGCAGAGCACCGGCGTCACGCTCAAGCCGAAGAGCGAGGAGTCGGACGTCAAGCAGGTGCTGAACAAGGTCGCGTCCGGGGACGCCGACGCGGGCCTCGTCTACGTCACCGACGCCACCTCCGCCGCGGGCAAGGTGGAGAAGGTCGACTTCCCGGAGGCCGCGCAGGCGATCAACGCCTACCCGATCGCCGCGGTCAAGGGCGGCCAGGCCGAGCTGGCGCACCAGTTCGAGGAGTTCGTCCTCGGCACCGAGGGCAAGAACGAGCTGACGAAGGTCGGGTTCGGCCCTGCGCAGTGA
- a CDS encoding molybdopterin-binding protein → MPQFRLSEAARLLGVSDDTVRRWVRAGQLTATDDAAGRKVVDGAQLAGFARAQASGPEDPSTVGRSARNRFVGLVTEVVADKVMAQVELQCGAHRVVSLMSTEAVRELGLRPGVLAVAVVKATTVVVETPEGSR, encoded by the coding sequence ATGCCGCAATTTCGGTTGTCCGAGGCCGCACGCCTGCTCGGGGTCAGCGACGACACCGTGCGTCGATGGGTGCGCGCAGGTCAGCTGACCGCCACCGACGACGCCGCCGGCCGCAAGGTCGTGGACGGTGCCCAGCTGGCCGGGTTCGCCCGGGCGCAGGCCTCCGGCCCCGAAGACCCCTCCACCGTCGGCCGCTCCGCCCGGAACAGGTTCGTCGGGCTGGTCACCGAGGTCGTCGCCGACAAGGTGATGGCGCAGGTGGAACTGCAGTGCGGGGCACACCGGGTGGTGTCCCTGATGAGTACGGAAGCCGTCCGCGAGCTGGGCCTGCGCCCCGGAGTGCTCGCGGTCGCAGTGGTCAAAGCGACCACGGTTGTGGTGGAGACACCGGAAGGAAGTCGATGA
- a CDS encoding MarR family winged helix-turn-helix transcriptional regulator: MTEKTYPVTDDELFRFAELGRQSSTLTVLRHARIAERMGLSGTDHKTFDLVIQSGGPLTAGRIAELTGLSTGAVTGVIDRLEKVGLVRRVRDPEDRRKVLVAVVPGAEERFAPLFESAFDALRETLAQFSPTERKAIERYQNVMLEQLRAEILDNARPA; encoded by the coding sequence GTGACGGAAAAGACTTACCCGGTCACCGACGATGAGCTCTTCCGCTTCGCGGAATTGGGCCGCCAGAGCAGCACGCTGACGGTCCTCCGGCACGCCAGGATCGCCGAACGGATGGGCTTGTCCGGCACCGACCACAAGACGTTCGACCTGGTCATCCAATCGGGCGGACCGTTGACCGCCGGGCGGATCGCCGAGCTGACGGGCCTGTCGACCGGCGCGGTGACCGGCGTCATCGACCGGCTCGAGAAGGTCGGGCTGGTCCGCCGCGTCCGCGATCCGGAGGACCGCCGCAAGGTCCTCGTGGCGGTCGTGCCGGGGGCCGAGGAGCGCTTCGCGCCGCTCTTCGAGTCGGCCTTCGACGCTCTTCGCGAGACGTTGGCGCAGTTCTCCCCGACCGAGCGAAAAGCCATCGAGCGTTATCAGAATGTCATGCTCGAACAGCTGCGCGCGGAAATCCTCGACAATGCCCGCCCCGCGTAG
- the moaA gene encoding GTP 3',8-cyclase MoaA, which yields MPRPENPQLIDTFGRVATDLRVSLTDRCNLRCTYCMPAEGLDWMPGDQVLTDDELIRLMRIAVERLGITDIRLTGGEPLLRPGLEDLVARVTALEPRPKLSMTTNGIGLARRATALAEAGLNRINVSLDTIDPQLFEKITRRDRLSHVLAGMAAARDAGMSPVKVNAVLMRGVNEAEAVPLLKFCLAEGYHLRFIEQMPLDAQHGWNRGEMITAAEILEKLGSAFELTPFPVARGGAPAERWLVDGGPGDVGVIASVTRPFCAACERTRLTADGAVRSCLFSNDETDLRSLVRAGARDEEVADAWRATMWGKLAGHEINDAGFAQPIRPMSAIGG from the coding sequence GTGCCCAGGCCCGAGAACCCGCAACTCATCGACACCTTCGGCCGGGTGGCCACCGATCTCCGGGTTTCCCTGACGGATCGGTGCAACCTGCGCTGCACCTACTGCATGCCCGCGGAAGGCCTCGACTGGATGCCGGGCGACCAGGTGCTGACCGACGACGAACTGATCCGCCTGATGCGGATCGCCGTCGAGCGGCTCGGCATCACCGACATCCGCCTCACCGGCGGCGAACCGCTGCTGCGGCCGGGCCTCGAGGACCTCGTCGCGCGGGTCACGGCGCTCGAGCCGCGGCCGAAGCTGTCCATGACGACCAACGGGATCGGCCTGGCGCGGCGCGCCACGGCGCTCGCCGAGGCCGGCTTGAACCGCATCAACGTCTCGCTCGACACCATCGACCCGCAGCTGTTCGAGAAGATCACCCGCCGAGACCGGCTTTCGCACGTGCTGGCCGGCATGGCGGCGGCGCGGGACGCGGGGATGTCGCCGGTGAAGGTCAACGCGGTGCTGATGCGCGGCGTCAACGAGGCCGAAGCCGTGCCGCTGCTGAAGTTCTGCCTGGCCGAGGGCTACCACCTGCGCTTCATCGAGCAGATGCCGCTGGACGCCCAGCACGGCTGGAACCGCGGCGAGATGATCACCGCGGCGGAGATCCTGGAGAAGCTGGGCAGCGCCTTCGAGCTGACCCCGTTCCCGGTCGCCCGCGGCGGCGCACCGGCCGAGCGCTGGCTGGTCGACGGCGGCCCCGGCGACGTCGGCGTGATCGCCTCGGTGACCAGGCCGTTCTGCGCGGCGTGCGAGCGAACGCGCCTGACGGCCGACGGCGCGGTCCGTTCGTGCCTGTTCAGCAACGACGAGACGGACCTCCGCTCCCTCGTGCGCGCGGGCGCGCGCGATGAGGAGGTGGCGGACGCCTGGCGGGCCACGATGTGGGGCAAGCTCGCCGGCCACGAGATCAACGACGCCGGATTCGCCCAGCCGATCCGGCCGATGAGCGCGATCGGCGGTTGA
- a CDS encoding MoaD/ThiS family protein, which yields MTTLTIVVRYFAAARAAAGVDEEKVQLPSGASVADAVTELRRLHPEGLPRVLDAVSYLLDGIAVRDLGRALTDGAELDVLPPFAGG from the coding sequence ATGACAACCCTGACCATCGTGGTCCGCTACTTCGCGGCGGCCCGCGCCGCAGCGGGGGTCGATGAGGAGAAGGTGCAGTTGCCTTCGGGAGCCTCGGTCGCCGACGCGGTGACCGAGCTCCGGCGGCTGCACCCGGAGGGCTTGCCGCGGGTCCTGGACGCGGTCAGCTACCTGCTGGACGGAATCGCGGTGCGCGACCTCGGCCGGGCGCTGACGGATGGGGCGGAGCTGGACGTCCTGCCCCCCTTCGCCGGGGGCTGA
- a CDS encoding transglycosylase family protein translates to MSYRGKHRKMSAATRTVARVAIAGIAVGAPLAIAATPASATNWDAIAQCESGGNWSINTGNGYYGGLQFTQSTWKAYGGTGNAQNASREQQIAVAERVLQGQGIGAWPVCGKKGGGSSAPKASAKTNTTKKVTPKKSTTAPKAAAPKAAPAVSGVSSSNPAGDYTVVAGDSLSKIAKQFNVQGGYAKLQELNAKYIPNADLILVGQKIATK, encoded by the coding sequence ATGTCTTACCGAGGCAAGCACCGCAAGATGTCCGCTGCCACCCGCACCGTCGCTCGCGTCGCCATCGCGGGCATCGCGGTCGGCGCTCCCCTCGCGATCGCCGCGACCCCCGCGTCGGCGACGAACTGGGACGCGATCGCGCAGTGCGAGAGCGGCGGCAACTGGAGCATCAACACCGGCAACGGCTACTACGGCGGCCTGCAGTTCACGCAGAGCACCTGGAAGGCCTACGGCGGCACCGGCAACGCGCAGAACGCGTCCCGCGAGCAGCAGATCGCCGTGGCCGAGCGCGTCCTGCAGGGCCAGGGCATCGGCGCCTGGCCGGTCTGCGGCAAGAAGGGTGGCGGCTCGTCGGCCCCCAAGGCCAGCGCGAAGACCAACACCACCAAGAAGGTGACCCCGAAGAAGAGCACGACCGCCCCGAAGGCGGCCGCTCCGAAGGCGGCCCCCGCGGTGTCCGGTGTCAGCAGCTCGAACCCGGCCGGTGACTACACCGTCGTGGCGGGCGACAGCCTGTCCAAGATCGCCAAGCAGTTCAACGTCCAGGGCGGCTACGCGAAGCTGCAGGAGCTGAACGCGAAGTACATCCCGAACGCGGACCTGATCCTCGTCGGCCAGAAGATCGCCACCAAGTGA
- a CDS encoding MarR family winged helix-turn-helix transcriptional regulator produces MSKQLLVTEAAHAASDFGAANDVVDEAAAAAFGVNRTDLRIIGLVAAAGALTAGRLATEANLSPAATTTAIQRLTRAGHLTRRTDADDRRRAVVELTPGAAELLEEIYAPIERAGRAILEDYAPEQLALVIEVLRKGERMQRAEAARIRAR; encoded by the coding sequence GTGTCGAAGCAATTGCTGGTCACCGAGGCGGCCCACGCGGCGTCGGACTTCGGCGCGGCGAACGACGTGGTGGACGAAGCCGCGGCGGCGGCGTTCGGGGTGAACCGCACGGACCTGCGGATCATCGGCCTGGTCGCGGCGGCGGGCGCGCTGACGGCGGGCCGGCTGGCCACGGAAGCGAACTTGAGCCCCGCGGCGACGACGACGGCGATCCAGCGCCTGACGCGGGCGGGGCACCTGACGCGCCGGACGGACGCGGACGACCGCCGCCGGGCGGTGGTGGAGCTGACGCCGGGCGCCGCGGAGCTGCTGGAGGAGATCTACGCGCCGATCGAGCGCGCGGGCCGCGCCATCCTCGAGGACTACGCGCCCGAGCAGCTGGCGCTGGTGATCGAGGTCCTGCGGAAGGGCGAGCGCATGCAGCGGGCGGAGGCCGCCCGGATCCGGGCTCGGTGA
- a CDS encoding nitroreductase/quinone reductase family protein, whose amino-acid sequence MRTRPALPRWLRPANRVVRLLTRLGLRLGTIHVLTVPGRRSGAPRPTPVSPLTVGGRRYVIAGVPQGDWARNVRAAGRGELAHGRRKEAVTLEEVADPGVREQVMRAFPREVPHGVPMFVKLGLVDGADPDGFAAAAGRVAVFRIRAS is encoded by the coding sequence ATGCGGACCCGTCCCGCCCTGCCGCGCTGGCTCCGGCCCGCCAACCGCGTCGTGCGCCTCCTGACGCGGCTGGGGCTGCGCCTGGGCACCATCCACGTCCTGACCGTCCCCGGCCGCCGCTCGGGCGCGCCACGGCCCACACCGGTCTCTCCGCTGACCGTCGGCGGCCGCCGCTACGTCATCGCCGGCGTGCCCCAGGGCGACTGGGCGCGCAACGTCCGCGCCGCCGGCCGGGGCGAGCTCGCCCACGGACGCCGGAAGGAGGCCGTGACGCTCGAAGAGGTCGCCGACCCCGGCGTCCGGGAGCAGGTCATGCGGGCGTTCCCGCGCGAGGTGCCGCACGGGGTGCCGATGTTCGTGAAGCTGGGCCTCGTCGACGGCGCCGACCCGGACGGGTTCGCCGCGGCCGCCGGGCGCGTGGCCGTGTTCCGGATCAGGGCGAGTTGA